Genomic window (Rosa chinensis cultivar Old Blush chromosome 6, RchiOBHm-V2, whole genome shotgun sequence):
tagagaaaacaTAATTTCATGCAACCTTCAGTAAGCCCTGCTTAAGTAGAATTCCTGATGAGGAACAGACTGCTCCATATATTCTTCCGGCTAGTTCTTGTTCTTTGAGGAGACTCTTTAGAATTCTAGATTTGCTCAGCCGCTCAGCCCCACCATTTCCTCCCTAATTATTATCTCATAAGTCAGACTACTAATTTAAAAATTACAACATGATCTCCAGATCCTGATAGGTTGTTTTAGGCAGACAAAAAAATAACTGTATCAGTATACATATGCTTTGTCTCACCGGAAGAATGATTAAATCATATGTTGACTTGGCAGCAACACCAATTAACTTGTCAGCTATGATTTTGGTGCCTTGAGATGCCAAAATCTGCACAGATTTTTCAACTGAAGCAACAGTTATGTCCACCTTTGCTCTCCGCAGAATATCTACAATAGTCACTACTTCAATCTCTTCAGAACCATTTGCAACTGGAATGAGAATCTACATGATATCGACAGAGAGCACACAGATGGTCAACAGggttaaaagtaaaataaaaggaatataGAGGTGTATTATGTATCCTAATATCATTTTTTGTTCATCTATAAGAGCTTTCCTGTTTTTTGAGAGGAGAAAGAAACTTAAGTTTCAAAACCGTCTTTATGATATAATAGATTTTTGGGTTTTCCCAATTTATAAAGAAACACTATCAGTTAAACAAAGATTAGTTTCCTTTTTTGAATTAGGTAACGGTTACTAGAGAATCAAACTGCATAATTACAGATCACATGGATAATATTCCGTAATGAAGTGGAAACAAAAGGAACTTACTCGAGGGATGTGATCAAAAGACCATTCAACTTTGTTGAACTCCTCCTTTCTAGATTCATCATCAGCAGGACCCACCAACTAATCAAAGAGACATTGTATTAGCTCAAAAGCTATTATAtagaacaaaaatgaaaaggaaagatCATAAGGATCTAAATAATCTGAGAATGGATGCATATTTTGGATGTGTCAGTTAGACAATCTGACAAAGGATGGAGTTTGTTGAACAAAATGTGATATTGACAAAGGATGTAGTTTCCTCTACTCATTCCCATTATGAAACATCTTGGCATAATTGAAAGCAAATGATCCAAGTAACAtaatttgaagaatatggtaATTCTTTGGAATTTGATTAGTCCTGACATCTACAGTTACATTAAAAACCTATAGATATAAATGTTGCTCACTATACAATTTTCAGTGTTATTATCTGAATACTCTAATGTCCAAGCTGCAAGGACATGAAACCTCACTTGTATGCATCTTTATGAACAACGACTGAAACTAATTTACTCTACATCTGTATTAAGAATGATGCACTTCAAATAAAAAAGCATTACAGTAGCAGGGCTCACCACTCACCAGCAACTCTCCAATTTCCTTGGCGACAGATTCCCCAAATAGCTGTTCCACTAGGCACAGggcaaaaacaaaacaagttccAGGGCCACGGCTTGTTGTGAGTACTCCAGAAACTTGAATGTTTGATTTGACTGCCCAGAAGGTTGGTAGCTTGTCGAAGAATGCAGGGTGGCAAGTTGTCTTGCATAACAAACTAGAAAACCATTAGCCGCAAAAATACATCGAAACTTAACGAAAGTTAACCCAAGTTAACCCACCTGCTTTCTCCTTAGAAGACCCCACGGTAGAAGTGTTACTGCTGGAGCAGCACATATAGCTCCATATAACCTCCTTGCCTCAGCCTGTTGCCTTGTAATTTTCTGAAGAACTTCGCAGTCTCTTAATCTCACCGAACCAGGCATTCCTCCCTTAACGTCATCAACATATCAATAACCAGTTCATCCCAGAAGTTGTCAAAAATACAAACCAACACCAAatttcgaccaaaaaaaaagaaccacATTTCTTCATATAAATCTTTTCAAGAACTTTAAATGTTTGAAATATTACTCATTTAGCATCATTACCGCC
Coding sequences:
- the LOC112170121 gene encoding protein DJ-1 homolog C; protein product: MESLCSVLLPTTVKFSYPNLTSTATVASFSIKNVASGQRRAAATVKSSENPAKTISPAQPANPVSSSKSTSTAASLPPKKVLVPIGFGTEEMEAVIMVDVLRRAGADVIVASVEPQLQIEASCGTKLVADTSISSCSDQIFDLVALPGGMPGSVRLRDCEVLQKITRQQAEARRLYGAICAAPAVTLLPWGLLRRKQTTCHPAFFDKLPTFWAVKSNIQVSGVLTTSRGPGTCFVFALCLVEQLFGESVAKEIGELLLVGPADDESRKEEFNKVEWSFDHIPRILIPVANGSEEIEVVTIVDILRRAKVDITVASVEKSVQILASQGTKIIADKLIGVAAKSTYDLIILPGGNGGAERLSKSRILKSLLKEQELAGRIYGAVCSSSGILLKQGLLKGKKATAHPSIASKPTDELVNNTKVVIDGNLITSRGLATVAEFALAIVSKLYGHARARSVAEGLVYEYPKT